The uncultured Subdoligranulum sp. genomic sequence TGACGCCGACCCGAAGAACGCCTTTGACATCGAAGGCTACCTCAAGGCCCGGCTGAAGCTCAAACCCAACCAGATCTGCGACGTGTATGAGATCGACGCCGCAGCTGGCGATTGATGTTCCGCTGCGAAAGGAGGGGTCCTATCTACCCGCCACAACCGCCCCGCTGGGGCCATCGGCGTACAAAGCGGACGATCTCTATCAAAATAATGAAAAAGGAGGAAGGCCGGAGTCAAGCCCCCCGGAAACTGGGCGGCAGATTGTCCGGCTTTTGTATGCCTATGAACCATGACTAAATCAAACTTTTCAAACTGATTCCGGCCAACTTTATTTATGGAATTTTTCAATCAGGCAATCACCGTTCTCCAGACCCTCGTTATCGCCCTCGGTGCCGGTCTCGGCGTGTGGGGCGTCATCAACCTGCTGGAGGGATATGGCAACGACAATCCTGGGGCCAAAAGCCAGGGCATGAAACAGCTCATGGCGGGCGCAGGCGTCGCCATCGTCGGCATGGTGCTGGTGCCCCTGCTGTCCGGCCTGTTCACTGTCTGATCGTAACCCGCTGAAATCCTCGCCCCCTCCCGCGCACAGCGGGAGGGGCAGAAAGGAGGCTGACACCGTATGGATTTCTTATTGGATGCCCTGACCAACTGGCTCAAAGAAATGCTGGTGGGCGGCATCATGGGAAACTTAACGGGGATGTTCGACAACGTGAACCGGCAGGTCGCGGACATCGCCACGCAGGTGGGCCAGACCCCGCAGGGGTGGAACGGCGATATTTTCAGCATGATCCAGAACCTCTCCAACTCCATCATGGTGCCGATTGCAGGCGTGATCCTGGCCATCGTGATGACGCTGGAGTTGATCCAGATGATAACCGACCGCAACAACCTGCATGACGTGGACACCTGGATGATCTTCAAATGGGTGTTCAAATCCGCTGCTGCGATTTTGCTCGTCACCAACACCTGGAACCTTGTCATGGGTGTGTTCGACATGGCCCAGAGCGTGGTGGCCCAGGCGTCCGGCATCATCGGTTCGGACGCTTCCATCGACATCTCCGCTGTTATGACCGATATGGAGTCCCGGCTGATGGATATGGACCTGGGGCCGTTGTTCGGCCTGTGGTTCCAGTCGCTCTTTATCGGCATTACCATGTGGGCGCTGTATATCTGCATTTTCATCGTCATTTATGGCCGTATGATCGAAATTTACCTTGTCACGTCGGTGGCCCCCATCCCGATGGCGACCATGATGGGCAAGGAATGGGGCGGCATGGGCCAGAACTACCTGCGCAGCCTGCTGGCTCTGGGCTTCCAGGCATTTTTGATTATCGTCTGTGTAGCGATCTACGCCGTACTGGTGCAGAACATCGCCACCGAGGAGGACATCATCATGGCGATCTGGAGCTGTGTGGGCTATACCGTGCTGCTGTGTTTTACGCTGTTCAAGACCGGCAGCCTGTCCAAAGCCGTATTCAACGCACATTGACCCGGAAGGAGGGAATTTACCAATGGCTTATGTACCCGTACCCAAAGACCTGACGAAAGTCAAAACCAAGGTCGCATTCAACTTAACCAAGAGGCAGCTTGTCTGCTTCGGCTGCGGGGCGCTCATCGGCGTGCCGCTTTTCTTTTTGCTCCGGGGTCCTGCTGGCAACAGCGTGGCGGCCATGTGCATGATGCTCGTCATGCTGCCCTTCTTCATGCTGGCGATGTATGAAAAACACGGCCAGCCCCTGGAAAAGATCATCGGCAACATTCTCAAGGTGGCCGTCATCCGGCCCAAGCAGCGTCCCTACCGCACCAACAACTTCTATGCCGTGTTGGAGCGGCAGGCAAATCTCGACAAGGAGGTGTATGACATTGTTCGCGGCAAAGACAAAGCGGCAGGCCGAACCGGCAGAGCCGCAGACCAGACCCCGGCGTAAGCTGTCCCGCGCCGAACGCAAACAGATCGAGGCAGCGATTGCCCGCGCCAACCGCACGGGCAAAAAGGAACAGTCCGCCCAGGACAGCATTCCCTATGAACGGATGTGGCCGGACGGCATCTGCAAGGTGGCGGATGGCCGCTACACGAAAACCATCCAGTTCCAGGACATCAACTACCAGCTGAGCCAGAACGAGGACAAGACCGCCATCTTTGAAGGCTGGTGCGATTTCCTCAACTATTTTGACAGCTCCATCCGTTTCCAGCTGTCCTTTTTGAACCTGGCGGCGTCCCAGGAGACCTTCGCCAACAGTATCACCATCCCGGCCCAGGGGGATGACTTTGACCCCATCCGGGTGGAGTACACGCAGATGCTGCAAAACCAGCTGGCGCGGGGCAACAACGGCCTCATCAAGACCAAGTACCTGACCTTTTCCATCGAGGCCGACAGCATCCGTTCCGCCAAGCCCCGGCTGGAGCGTATCGAGACCGATGTGCTGAACAACTTCAAGCGGCTGGGCGTGGCCGCCGAGGTCCTGGACGGCAAAGCCCGGCTGGCCCAGCTTCACGCCATCTTCCACATGGACGAGCAGGCACCGTTCCAGTTCGAGTGGGACTGGCTGGCTCCCAGCGGACTTTCCACCAAAGACTTTATCGCTCCGTCCGGCTTTGAGTTCCGCACCGGCAAGCAGTTCCGCATGGGAAAGAAGTACGGGGCCGTCAGCTTCGTGCAGATTCTGGCCCCGGAACTGAATGACCGTATGCTGGCGGATTTTCTCGATATGGAAAGTTCCCTCATTGTGAATCTGCACATCCAGTCGGTGGATCAGGTGAAGGCCATCAAGACGGTGAAGCGCAAGATCACCGACCTGGACCGCAGCAAGATCGAGGAACAGAAAAAGGCCGTCCGCGCCGGGTATGACATGGACATCATCCCCTCCGACCTTGCCACCTACGGGGCCGAGGCCAAGAAGCTGTTGCAGGACCTGCAAAGCCGCAACGAGCGGATGTTCCTGGTGACGTTCCTGGTGCTGAACACCGCCGACAATCCCCGCCAGCTGGGCAACAACATCTTCCAGGCCAGCTCCATCGCGCAAAAGTACAACTGCCAGCTGACCCGGCTGGACTTCCAGCAGGAGGAAGGCTTGATGTCCTCTCTGCCGCTGGGGCTGAACCAGGTGGAAATTCAGCGGGGGCTGACTACCAGCTCCACCGCCATCTTCGTGCCGTTCACGACCCAGGAGCTTTTTCAGAACGGCAAGGAGGCGCTGTACTACGGCATCAACGCCCTGTCCAACAACCTCATCATGGTGGACCGCAAACTGCTGAAAAACCCCAACGGCCTGATTCTGGGTACGCCGGGCAGCGGCAAATCGTTCAGCGCCAAGCGCGAGATCGCCAACTGCTTCCTGCTGACTTCGGATGATGTCATCATCTGCGACCCGGAGGCCGAGTACGCGCCGCTGGTGGAGCGCCTGCACGGGCAGGTCATCAAGATTTCGCCCACCTCCACC encodes the following:
- a CDS encoding Maff2 family mobile element protein translates to MEFFNQAITVLQTLVIALGAGLGVWGVINLLEGYGNDNPGAKSQGMKQLMAGAGVAIVGMVLVPLLSGLFTV
- a CDS encoding VirB6/TrbL-like conjugal transfer protein, CD1112 family, which encodes MDFLLDALTNWLKEMLVGGIMGNLTGMFDNVNRQVADIATQVGQTPQGWNGDIFSMIQNLSNSIMVPIAGVILAIVMTLELIQMITDRNNLHDVDTWMIFKWVFKSAAAILLVTNTWNLVMGVFDMAQSVVAQASGIIGSDASIDISAVMTDMESRLMDMDLGPLFGLWFQSLFIGITMWALYICIFIVIYGRMIEIYLVTSVAPIPMATMMGKEWGGMGQNYLRSLLALGFQAFLIIVCVAIYAVLVQNIATEEDIIMAIWSCVGYTVLLCFTLFKTGSLSKAVFNAH
- a CDS encoding PrgI family protein, producing the protein MAYVPVPKDLTKVKTKVAFNLTKRQLVCFGCGALIGVPLFFLLRGPAGNSVAAMCMMLVMLPFFMLAMYEKHGQPLEKIIGNILKVAVIRPKQRPYRTNNFYAVLERQANLDKEVYDIVRGKDKAAGRTGRAADQTPA
- a CDS encoding VirB4-like conjugal transfer ATPase, CD1110 family gives rise to the protein MTLFAAKTKRQAEPAEPQTRPRRKLSRAERKQIEAAIARANRTGKKEQSAQDSIPYERMWPDGICKVADGRYTKTIQFQDINYQLSQNEDKTAIFEGWCDFLNYFDSSIRFQLSFLNLAASQETFANSITIPAQGDDFDPIRVEYTQMLQNQLARGNNGLIKTKYLTFSIEADSIRSAKPRLERIETDVLNNFKRLGVAAEVLDGKARLAQLHAIFHMDEQAPFQFEWDWLAPSGLSTKDFIAPSGFEFRTGKQFRMGKKYGAVSFVQILAPELNDRMLADFLDMESSLIVNLHIQSVDQVKAIKTVKRKITDLDRSKIEEQKKAVRAGYDMDIIPSDLATYGAEAKKLLQDLQSRNERMFLVTFLVLNTADNPRQLGNNIFQASSIAQKYNCQLTRLDFQQEEGLMSSLPLGLNQVEIQRGLTTSSTAIFVPFTTQELFQNGKEALYYGINALSNNLIMVDRKLLKNPNGLILGTPGSGKSFSAKREIANCFLLTSDDVIICDPEAEYAPLVERLHGQVIKISPTSTNYINPMDLNLDYSDDESPLSLKSDFILSLCELIVGGKDGLQPVQKTIIDRCVRLVYQDYLNDPRPENMPILEDLYDLLRAQDEKEAQYIATALEIYVTGSLNVFNHRSNVDINNRIVCYDIKELGKQLKKIGMLVVQDQVWNRVTINRAAHKSTRYYIDEMHLLLKEEQTAAYTVEIWKRFRKWGGIPTGITQNVKDLLSSREVENIFENSDFVYMLNQAGGDRQILARQLGISPHQLSYVTHSGEGEGLLFYGSTILPFVDHFPKNTELYRIMTTKPQEMKEADGR